The segment CCTAAAATACCGCCTTAGGCAAAAATACAGCGGAAATCCTATAAAAACAATCGCGCTATGCCACGACGGCGCGCCTCCAATTAGGATTTTTGAAAACACTCCAATCACCGCAAAGCCCACGCACAGAGCTTTTAGGCGCGAAATTTTCTCGCCAAAAACAAGATTGCCAAAAATCACCATGGAAATGGGCATTATGAGATATCCAATCGAGACTTGCAGTGCGTAGCCGTTACTTGGCGCCCACAGATACAGCCACATCTGAATTCCCATTGTAGCGGAAGTCGCGAGTAAAATTATGAGTAAAAACGGCTTTTTTATCAGACGCAAAAGAAGCTTTTTCATCTCTGCTTTTTTGCCGCCTAGCACCAAAAACAGCGCCACTATCGGAAATGTTACTAGCATGCGATATCCCAGCAACTCCTGTCCGCCAAGAGGCTGCATGAAAACCGACATATAATAAATGCTCGCAAATCCGATAGAAGAAAACAGCGATAACGCGATACCTTTTAACATTTTTTAAAATTTAGCCGTGCTAAATTTGACCTTTCCCTGAAATTTTAAATTTGGGATTTTATTAAAATTTGACTT is part of the Campylobacter sp. VBCF_01 NA2 genome and harbors:
- the rarD gene encoding EamA family transporter RarD; its protein translation is MLKGIALSLFSSIGFASIYYMSVFMQPLGGQELLGYRMLVTFPIVALFLVLGGKKAEMKKLLLRLIKKPFLLIILLATSATMGIQMWLYLWAPSNGYALQVSIGYLIMPISMVIFGNLVFGEKISRLKALCVGFAVIGVFSKILIGGAPSWHSAIVFIGFPLYFCLRRYFRLEGASSFALEIALLLPFCLWFVSNTDLSAVAVQNPNIYTLLSVLALLSATALLAQILSSALIPINFFGLLIYVEPLLMLGVSLLLGEKIEPDSYILMICLFMAICFLVADTIISIKRAKRAKFYIKAK